DNA sequence from the Pseudoliparis swirei isolate HS2019 ecotype Mariana Trench chromosome 6, NWPU_hadal_v1, whole genome shotgun sequence genome:
aagaccagtacagagatgagtcctctatcagcactaaggtctaacaagaccagtccagagaggagtcctctatcagcactaaggtctaacaagaccagtccagagaggagtcctctatcaggactaaggtctaacaagaccaggacagagaggagtcctctatcagcactaaggtctaacaagaccagtacagagaggagtcctctatcagcactaaggtctaacaagaccagtacagagaggagtcctctatcaacactaaggtctaactagaccaggacagagaggagtcctctatcagtactaaggtctaactagaccaggacagagaggagtcctctatcagcactaaggtctaactagaccaggacagagaggagtcctttatctgctgccattaagaggtcatttgtaattttcaccagtgctgtctcggtgctgtggtgttttctaaatcctgattgaaatttctcaaataaactattatgatgtagaatatgatgtagaaagtcgcacaactgatttgcgactactttctcaaggatcttggagaggaaggggaggttagagatcggtctgtagttagccaacacctctggatccagagtgggcttcttcaggagaggtttaataacagccactttgaaggagtgtggtacgtggcctgttagcagagacacattgataattcaattcaattcaattcagtttatttgtatagcccaatttcacaaattacaaatttgtctcggagtgctttacaatctgtacacatagacatccctgccccaaaacctcacatcggaccaggaaaaactcccaaataacccttcagggggaaaaaaagggaagaaaccttcaggagagcaacagaggaggattcctctccaggatggacagatgcaatagatgtcatgtgtacagaaggacagatttagagttaaaatacattcaatgaatatgacagagtgtatgaatagttcatagtaggcatattccacgatggagacctccacgatccatcaggcagatggcggtggggaggaggagtgggcggagtctcaacagtgggcggagtctcaacaggacagtggcgtagtcaggagcaggaattccacgataataataatatataataatataatatctaatagagagctgccaattaaaggcaaaacgtctttaagcagcctcgtcgggatggggtccaagagacaggtagacgtgttcgaagtagaaaccgttgaagataattggtcacggttgatgggagaaaagccctccaaatatacatcagggcatacagcggtttccaaggccattccacttgaggacagattggcactggttaagggcaagagattattaatcttgtccctaatagttaaaatcttttcattaaagaagttcataaagtcattaccactgaggtctataggaatactcgactccacagagctgtgactctctgtcagcctggctacagtgctgaagagaaacctggggttgttcttatttttctctattactgatgagtaataggctgctctggcattacggagggccttcttataaattttaagactatctcgccaaactaagcgggattcttccagattagttgaacgccatatgctttcaagctttcgtgacgtttgctttagttttaggtctgagggttataccagggagcaaacctcctcttcctcactgtcttcttcttcagaggggctattgagtccagtgtcatactcagagagcctgtggcactgtcaacaaaatgatcaatctgggacggactaaagttagaccaggggtcctctgttatattgagacgtggtatcgaatcaaatacagaaggaatcgcttctttaaatttagctacagcactgtcagttagacatctggtgtagaaacttttgactaacggagtacactccggaagtataaattaaaaagttatgaggttgtggtctgacagaagaggattctgtgggaagacgttcaaatgctcaatgtcaacgccataagtaagaacaagatcaagcgtgtggccaaagctgtgagtgggtttctgtactctctggcagaagccaatcgagtcNNNNNNNNNNNNNNNNNNNNNNNNNNNNNNNNNNNNNNNNNNNNNNNNNNNNNNNNNNNNNNNNNNNNNNNNNNNNNNNNNNNNNNNNNNNNNNNNNNNNNNNNNNNNNNNNNNNNNNNNNNNNNNNNNNNNNNNNNNNNNNNNNNNNNNNNNNNNNNNNNNNNNNNNNNNNNNNNNNNNNNNNNNNNNNNNNNNNNNNNNNNNNNNNNNNNNNNNNNNNNNNNNNNNNNNNNNNNNNNNNNNNNNNNNNNNNNNNNNNNNNNNNNNNNNNNNNNNNNNNNNNNNNNNNNNNNNNNNNNNNNNNNNNNNNNNNNNNNNNNNNNNNNNNNNNNNNNNNNNNNNNNNNNNNNNNNNNNNNNNNNNNNNNNNNNNNNNNNNNNNNNNNNNNNNNNNNNNNNNNNNNNNNNNNNNNNNNNNNNNNNNNNNNNNNNNNNNNNNNNNNNNNNNNNNNNNNNNNNNNNNNNNNNNNNNNNNNNNNNNNNNNNNNNNNNNNNNNNNNNNNNNNNNNNNNNNNNNNNNNNNNNNNNNNNNNNNNNNNNNNNNNNNNNNNNNNNNNNNNNNNNNNNNNNNNNNNNNNNNNNNNNNNNNNNNNNNNNNNNNNNNNNNNNNNNNNNNNNNNNNNNNNNNNNNNNNNNNNNNNNNNNNNNNNNNNNNNNNNNNNNNNNNNNNNNNNNNNNNNNNNNNNNNNNNNNNNNNNNNNNNNNNNNNNNNNNNNNNNNNNNNNNNNNNNNNNNNNNNNNNNNNNNNNNNNNNNNNNNNNNNNNNNNNNNNNNNNNNNNNNNNNNNNNNNNNNNNNNNNNNNNNNNNNNNNNNNNNNNNNNNNNNNNNNNNNNNNNNNNNNNNNNNNNNNNNNNNNNNNNNNNNNNNNNNNNNNNNNNNNNNNNNNNNNNNNNNNNNNNNNNNNNNNNNNNNNNNNNNNNNNNNNNNNNNNNNNNNNNNNNNNNNNNNNNNNNNNNNNNNNNNNNNNNNNNNNNNNNNNNNNNNNNNNNNNNNNNNNNNNggtcacatgacatctattgttcatctggtcacatctattgttcacatctggtcacatgacatcattgttcATCGAAGTcattgacatctattgatcatctagtcacatgacatctattgttcactcaCGTATTattatctattgatcatctgtcacatgacatctattgatcatctagtcacatgtgacatctactgttcatctggtcaagcatgacatctattgttcatctggtcacatgacatctagtgttcatcgagtcacatgacatctattgatccttctctgttgttctcctgaaggtttcttccccttttctcctgtaaaaagttgttttcttttttgggagttgttacTTAtcggatgtgaggtcaaaggtcaaaggtcagggatgtctatgtgtacagattgtaaaaagcCCAAGGAACACAAATTAAGCTGATTTAATTGAAGGTGAACTCACCCAGTTGCCCCTGGCAGTGAGCCGTGTTACCCAGAATGCCACTGTGAACCGTGACCTCTGCCCCATAGAGTCGACCCGGCACCAGACCGGGGATGGAGAAGAGGTGAAGTCGGCTCGGTTTACTGACGCTCTGGTTCATCAGGACCGTCAAGCCGTCCCTCAGAAGGACACTGAACTTCTCCCAGTCTCCTCTGGGGGGCGTCCAGCTGAGCCTCAGGGTACTGCCGTCACTGAGGGGCGTCATGGAGAGAGACGGCACCGGCAGAGGGACTGAGACACGACAGGGAACTATCGTTAGaacaaagactagagactaagacaCTACAGGGAACTATCATTAAAACAAAGACCATAGACTTGGACCCTATAGGGAACTATGGCTAGAGCAAAGACAATAGCCTGAGACTTCCGTATGAAACTAAAAGTAAAGATGTCCTCTTGGTTGTACCTGTCCTCCCGCTGGTCCGGGTCTCTGAGCTTTGTCCTCCGGCGGTTGTCCTGATACACAGCTGGTAGCTGCGACCGGGGGTCAGACCGCCAAATACCAGTCGGGTGATGTTGGGATGGAGACGGCGCTCCTGTGTGGGCAAACCCAAAGCCGACAAAGTCGCCAGATAGACGTCCATGCCGCCAACAGGGGACACCCAGGAGGCCTGCAGACGGTCAGAGCTGCCGTTGTTGTCCAACCTCAGATCTGAGACCAGTGCTGGGACTGGGAGTGGGGTTTAAATGATATAGATATGCAATATATCAGAGCAGGCCTTCAATATATACTTACAACTATGGACTGAGACACTTCGGGGAACTATCCTTAAAACAAAGACTATGGACTGAGACACTGAGAGGAACTATCCTTAAAacaaagactagagactgagacactaCGGGGAACTATCCTTAAAACAAAGACTATAGACTGAGACACTACGGGGAACTATCCTTAAAACAAAGACTATGGACTGAGACACCAGGGAACCATCCTTAAAACAAAGACCAAGTGGACTGAGACACTGAGGGAACCATCCCAAACAAAGCACGTGCAGAGACTGAGACGCCACGGGAACCATCCCAAacaaagactagagactgagacactaCGGGGAACTATCCTTAAAacaaagactagagactgagacactaATGGGAACCATCCTCCAAAacaaagactagagactgagacactaCGGGGAACTATCCTTAAAacaaagactagagactgagacactaCGGGGAACTATCCTTAAAacaaagactagagactgagacgcTACGGGGAACTATCCTTAAAACAAAGACTATAGACTGAGACACTGAGGGGaactatttttaaaacaaaatattcaGGACCCAGGACACTGAGGGGAACTATCCTTAAAacaaagactagagactgagacactaTGGGGAACTATCCTTAAAacaaagactagagactgagacactaTGGGGAACTATCCTTAAAACAAAGACTATGGACTGAGACACTGAGGGGAACTATCCTTAAAACAAAGACTATGGACTGAGACACTGAGGGGAACTATCCTTAAAACAAAGACTATAGACTGAGTATTAATTGAGGGGAACTATCCTTAAAACAAAGACTATAGACTGAGACGCTACGGGGAACTATCCTTAAAACAAAGACTATAGACTGAGACGCTACAGGGAACTATCCTTCAAACAAAGACTATAGACTGAGACGCTACGGGGAACTATCGTTAAAATAAAGACTATGGACTGAGACACTGAGGGGAACTATCCTTAAAAAGAAAGACCATATAATTAGATTTAATAAGAACTATCGTTAGAACCATTACTATAGACTGAGACACTACGGGGAACTATCGTTAAAACAAAGACTATAGACTGAGACACTGAGGGGAACTATCCTTAAAacaaagactagagactgagacactaCGGGGAACTATCCTTAAAACAAAGACTATAGACTGAGACGCTACGGGGAACTATCGTTAGAacaaagactagagactgagacactaCGGGGAACTATCATTAGAACAAAGACTATAGACTGAGACGCTATGGGGAACTATCCTTAAAacaaagactagagactgagacgcTACGGGGAACTATCCTTAAAACAAAGACTATAGACTGAGACGCTATGGGGAACTATCGTTAGAACAAAGACTATAGGCTGAGACGCTACGAGGAACTATCCTTAAAACAAAGACTAGAGACGGAGCTTCTACCTGTCCGGTCATCCCATAATATCTACCTGTGACGGCCTGTTTGGAGGCGCGGCTTGTCAGGCCGACAGCCTCCGTTTCCACGGTGACGGCGTACAGGGTGCCGGGTCGCAGCCCGTCCAGCTCGGCGGAGGTCTCGGTGTTCGGCACAGAgatgttcttccacaaaacCCGGTCCGGGTCCGTCAGCAGAACCCTGAAGCGCTCAGCTCGGCCCGGTCCGCCCCGCCAGGACACATAGAGCCGGTCTGAGGACAAAGACGCCACCTGGAGGTTGTGGACAGACGATGGTGctggaggacagagacaggtggtTTATGTCTGGAGGACAGAGGCAGGTGGTGTATGTCTGGAGGACAGAGGCAGTTGGTGTATGTCTGAGTGAGGAGGTAAAGGTCTAGAGGACAGAGGCAGGTTTatgtctagagacaggtggtttatgtctagagacaggtggtttatgtctagaggacagagacaggtggtgtatgtctagagacaggtggtgtatgtctagaggacagaggcaggtggtttatgtctagagacaggtggttTATGTCTAGAGGACAGAGGCAGGTGGTGTATGTCTGGAGGACAGAGGCAGGTGGTTTatgtctagagacaggtggtgtatgtctagaggacagagacaggtggtgtatgtctagaggacagagacaggtggtTTAAGGCCTAGGAGGCCAGAGACAGGTGGCAAGCGTCTATGATTTATACAGGTGACGGCGTCTAGAGGCAGGTGGTTTATGTCTAGAGGACAGAGGCAAGTGGTGTATGTCTGGAGGACAGAGGCAGGTGGTTTATGTCTAGAGGAAAGAGGCAGGTGGTGTATGTCTAGAGGACAGAGGCAGGTGGTGGCACCAGAGACAGGTGGTTTAAGGCTCAGAGGACAGAGtcaagtgtgtgtatgtctggtGACAGAGGCAGGTCAAGTGTCTAGAGGAAAGAGGCAGGTGGTGTATGTCTAGAGGACAGAGGCAGGTGGTGTatgtctagagacaggtggttTATGTCTAGAGGACAGAGGCAGGTGGTGTATGTCTAGAGGCAGGCACAGTCTTGGAGCAGGTGGAAggtctagaggacagagacaggtggtgtATGTCTAGAGGACAGAGGCAGGTGGTTTATGTCTAGAGGACAGAGGCAGGTGGTTTATGTCTAGAGGACAGAGGCAGGTGGTGTAtgtctagaggacagagacaggtggtgtATGTCTAGAGGACAGAGGCAGGTGGTTTATGTCTAGAGGACAGAGGCAGGTAATGGTGTCTAGAGACAGGTTTAGTGCCCAGGAGGACAGAGGCTGCAAACAGAGTAGGTTAGGTGGTGTATGTCTACAGGACAGAGGCAGGTGGTTTatgtctagagacaggtggttTATGTCTAGAGGACAGAGGCAGGTGGTGTATGTctggaggacagagacaggtggtATATGTCTGGAGGACAGAGGCAGGTGGTTTAtgtctagaggacagagacaggtggtgtATGTTTAGAGACAGTGTCAGTGTCTAGAGGGACAGAGGCAGGTATGTCTTATATTAGGTGGTTTATGTCTAGAGGACAGAGGCAGGTGGTGTatgtctagagacaggtggtcGGCGTCTGTGGTGACAGAGGCAGGTGTATGTCTCCAGAGGCAGGTGGCTTCCATGTCTTGAGGGACAGAGGCAGGCAGTAAGgttcagagacagagacaggtggtggGCGTCTAGAGGACAGAGGCAGGTGGTTTATGTCTAGAGGACAGAGGCAGGTGGTTTatgtctagagacaggtggttTATGTCTAGAGGACAGAGGCAGGTGGTGTAtgtctagaggacagagacaggtggtgtatgtctagaggacagaggcaggtggtttatgtctagagacaggtgatttatgtctagagacaggtggttTATGTCTAGAGGACAGAGGCAGGTGGTGTATGTctggaggacagagacaggtggtttatgtctagaggacagagacaggtggtgtATGTTTAGAGACAGGTGGTTTATGTCTAGAGGACAGAGGCAGGTGGTGTatgtctagagacaggtggtttatgtctagaggacagaggcaggtggtgtatgtctagagacaggtggtttatgtctagagacaggtggttTATGTCTAGAGGACAGAGGCAGGTGGTGTATGTctggaggacagagacaggtggtgtatgtctagagacaggtggtttatgtctagaggacagagacaggtggtTTATGTCTAGAagacagagacaggtggtgtatgtctagaggacagaggcaggtggtgtatgtctagagacaggtggtttatgtctagaggacagagacaggtggtgtATTTCTCGAGACAGGTGGTTTatgtctagagacaggtggttTATGTCTAGAGGACAGAGGCAGGTAGTGTATGTctggaggacagagacaggtggtgtatgtctagagacaggtggtttatgtctagaggacagaggcaggtggtgtatgtctagagacaggtggttTATGTCTAGAGGACAGAGGCAGGTGGTGTATGTctggaggacagagacaggtggcTTGGTGTCTAGAGGACAGAGGTAGGTGGTGGTGTAAGCGTCTCAGACAGGCCGTTTTATGCCCAGAGGACAGAGGCAGGTAGGTTTAAGTgctagaggacagagacaggtggtaaaggctccagagacaggtaagggtctagaggacagagacaggtggtgtatgtctagagacaggtagttTGGTGGCTAGAGACAGGTTAAGTGCccagaggacagagacaggtgtgTAAGTCTGGAGTATGAGACAGGTGGTGGTGTCTAGAGTGGCGAGGCAGGTGGTTTAAGTGTTCAGAGACAGGTGGTTTATGTCTaggacagagacaggtggtgtATGTCTAGAGGACAGAGGGCAGGCTGCGTCTAGACAGGTGGTTTGGTGTCTAGACACAGGCTTGCGTCTGGAGGACAGAGGCAGGTGGTGTAtgtctagaggacagagacaggtggtgtATGTCTAGAGGACAGAGGCAGGTGGTTTATGTCTGGAGGACAGAGGCAGGTGGTGTATGTCTAGAGGACAGAGGCAGGTGGTGTATGTGTCATGTGGTCCCTCTGGAGGACCACAGGAGTCCGAGTGTCCAGGTTGGTCTCACCTGTCGAGGCCCTCCGGTGGACAGGGGGGGCGGTCTTGTTGCCGGCTGAAGCCACGACGCTGATGGTGTATGAAGTCCCGGGGACCAGAGAGCTGAAACCAGACCGGCGGATTGCAGAATCCTTGATTCTGGTCCTAAAGGTGGTCCCGGAGCCGGAGTCCTCCAGAGTCACGTCATACCAGTCCACGTGACCTGCAGAACGAGACCAGGACACCTGCAGACCCGGAGAACCACTGTGGACCGCAGACTGGTTCTGAGCCTGAACCTGGACCACAAGCCGAGCCGGACCGACCGGGTCTGAGACAAGACAGAAGGGCGGGGGGTCATTTTATATAAGTATACATATACACGTAtacttatacatatacatatatatatatatatcggagctctgagccgagaagagttgttgactggGGGTAGCCCAATGCCCACTCATGCActagttatgtgcacccctgtgtatatatacgtatacatcTACACGTATACttatacagatatatacatatatatatctgtatatatatacagatatatatatatacagatatatatgtatatatctgtatatatagacagatgtatgtgtgtgtaaaaaggATATTGATTGTCTGTTAGTTTCTCCTGGAGCTGAACAGGAAGTAGCCAAGAGGGGCAGGACAAGAGTAAGACCCACGACACCTCAGTCCCCTGACCTGCTGTTCAGAATGTTTCCTCCCTGAGGACACGCTCCGTCCTGCTAACAATGTCCAACCCCCAGAAACCAACAATGTCCAACTCTGTAGAAActagtaatgtccaactctagaaactagtaaatgtccaactctagaaactagtaaCGTCCTACTTAAAACCAACATTGTCCAACCGAAAACCAATACTGTCCAACCGTAAACTAGCCATGTCCAACTCTATAAACTAACAGTCCAACCCAGAAACTAGTACGTCCAACCTAGAAACTAACAACAATGTCTaactctagaaactagtaaTGTCCAACCCTTTGAACCAATAacgtccaactctagaaactaatgtTGTGCAACTCTAGAAACGAATAATGTCCAACCTAGAAACCAGTAAATGTCCTACTCTAGAAACTaacaatgtccaactctagaaactagtcATGTCCAACTCCCAGAAACCAACaacaatgtccaactctagaaaccagtCATGTCCAACCTAAAACCAACAATGTCCAACCTCTAGAAActagtaatgtccaactctagaaactagcaAATGTCCAACcttagaaaccaataatgtccaactctaaaAACCAcattgtccaactctagaaactaatattgtccaactctagaaactaacattgtccaactctagaaactaatattgtccaactctagaaactaacattgtccaactctagaaactaatattgtccaactctagaaactaataatgtccaactctagaaaccaatattgTCCAAATCCCTAGAAACTAACATTGTCCAACTCTGTAAGttccaataatgtccaactctagaaaggGTGGGAGAATCCGGGGCCCCTGAAACCAGCGGGGGAAAACCTATTCCCAAATGGGCCCGGGCCATCCCCCAATACCATCCATCCAGGACCCAAAAACCAGGGCATGAGCCCAAAACCACTTACCCAATGGTTCACCTGAACCCGGCCAACGACCACCGCCTCTGAACAAGGAAAACGGGgcattttattaaataattcACTAacttataattttaaaaatatggGCTCTgacaaaattgtttttttttttttttttttttttttttttttttttttttttttttttttttttttttttttttttttttttttttttttttttttttttttttttttttttttttttttttttttttttttttttttttttttttttttttttttttttttttttttttttttttttttttttttttttttttttttttttttttttttttttttttttttttttttttttttttttttttttttttttttttttttttttttttttttttttttttttttttttttttttttttttttttttttttttttttttttttttttttttttttttttttttttttttttttttttttttttttttttttttttttttttttttttttttttttttttttttttttttttttttttttttttttttttttttttttttttttttttttttttttttttttttttttttttttttttttttttttttttttttttttttttttttttttttttttttttttttttttttttttttttttttttttttttttttttttttttttttttttttttttttttttttttttttttttttttttttttttttttttttttttttttttttttttttttttttttttttttttttttttttttttttttttttttttttttttttttttttttttttttttttttttttttttttttttttttttttttttttttttttttttttttttttttttttttttttttttttttttttttttttttttttttttttttttttttttttttttttttttttttttttttttttttttttttttttttttttttttttttttttttttttttttttttttttttttttttttttttttttttttttttttttttttttttttttttttttttttttttttttttttttttttttttttttttttttttt
Encoded proteins:
- the LOC130194896 gene encoding receptor-type tyrosine-protein phosphatase beta-like; its protein translation is MASLRLDNPVGPARLVVQVQAQNQSAVHSGSPGLQVSWSRSAGHVDWYDVTLEDSGSGTTFRTRIKDSAIRRSGFSSLVPGTSYTISVVASAGNKTAPPVHRRASTAPSSVHNLQVASLSSDRLYVSWRGGPGRAERFRVLLTDPDRVLWKNISVPNTETSAELDGLRPGTLYAVTVETEAVGLTSRASKQAVTVPALVSDLRLDNNGSSDRLQASWVSPVGGMDVYLATLSALGLPTQERRLHPNITRLVFGGLTPGRSYQLCIRTTAGGQSSETRTSGRTVPLPVPSLSMTPLSDGSTLRLSWTPPRGDWEKFSVLLRDGLTVLMNQSVSKPSRLHLFSIPGLVPGRLYGAEVTVHSGILGNTAHCQGQLGEFTFN